Below is a window of bacterium DNA.
GTCCCCGGTTTCCACGGTAAGAGGCGGAGCGGTGCTTTCTGCGGCGTAACCTGTCATGCGATCCGGCGTTTTCACAACACAGTGCTATAGACGGTTTGAGACAACATTTGTTCCGGGAGTCGTGAGAATCGTATTTTTTCCATGGAGCACAATACGGAAAATCCCGTATCGGAGCGAGTCTGGAATACAACCCCGCGCGTAACGGCTTATTTGCGCGAAAGGAGCTCAATTGACGCATGCGCCATACATAGACGCACACTGTCACCACGCATCAGTGGATGCGGAAACACGTACAGTCCGCAGTTTTTATGCACAAACTGCATATTTTCAGCAGGAAATTACGGGTTTTTGCAGTTTCGGTATCCATCCATGGCATGCGGGTGATATCTCCGTCCAGGAAGGCAGACGTTTCCTGGAAGAGAAGCTCCAGTTCGACGGCTGTATCGCGGTTGGGGAGGTTGGACTTGACCGTCTGCGCGGACCGAACCTTGAGATTCAGCAGGAAGTGCTGCGCATGCAGCTGGAATTCGCAGAAGAGCGGAATCTGCCGGTGATTTTGCACAATGTGCGCTGCAGCAGTGAATTTCTCCATTTGCGGGGAGAATATGGACGCACGCCATGGCTGATGCACGGCTTTCAGGGTGCAGTCGAACTCGCGCAACAGTTCATCGAAAAAGATGTACATCTATCGATCGGACCGGCCTTGCTGGAGCGCAAATCACGCTTCCAGGAACTCCTGCAGCATATCC
It encodes the following:
- a CDS encoding TatD family hydrolase; its protein translation is MTHAPYIDAHCHHASVDAETRTVRSFYAQTAYFQQEITGFCSFGIHPWHAGDISVQEGRRFLEEKLQFDGCIAVGEVGLDRLRGPNLEIQQEVLRMQLEFAEERNLPVILHNVRCSSEFLHLRGEYGRTPWLMHGFQGAVELAQQFIEKDVHLSIGPALLERKSRFQELLQHIPLEKILFESDDTRQSVRLLYAQASILLGIEEKKLREKLAGTFYIVFGVQP